ATTCGAACTGATTTCGCCCAAAATTTATAGGGCGGGCGGAATTCCCCCCAGACCCCCCTTTCGCCCGCCCGCAGAAGCGACCCTTTCGGATTGAAAAACTGCCAAAGAACCTGAAAAAATATCGGCTTGAACTTCATTTTGGGCCAAAAGCGGGCTTCCCTCATTTTTATTAACAGAGTTGAAAAATTGATTGTTTTCATTATATTTGTTAGTATAATACTGATGATATACATAAGCCATCATATTTATACTATCATTTTATGGAAGAAAAGCAAATGAATAAAAAAGACAAATCCATTGGCGAGAAAATTAAAGCATGGAGAAAAAAGAAAGAAATTACGCAAGACGCTTTAGCTAAAAAGGCGGATATTCCCTATACCACCCTCGCCAAGATAGAAAGCGATGTTATTCAAAATCCTTCACTTCAGACAATAACCAAAATTGCGGATGGTTTAGGGATTACTATTGATGACTTAATAAAGATTTAACTATGGCGAAAAAAGATTATACAAATTGGGATAGAAAAGACTTAATCAAAGAGATTGAGCAACTTCGCAAACGTAAGAAATACGGTCTTGTCTGGGAAAATAAGCCGGAAAATGTTGTTGAGCAATGCAAAACCGAATTGCCGGTTTTGGAAGAAGTGAAAACCAAAGAGATAATCACCGACCCCGACAAACCAATAAATTTATTAATTGAGGGAGATAATTACCACGCACTTTCAGTTTTGAATTATACACACAAAGGCAAAATTGATGTGATTTATATTGATCCACCGTATAACACAGGAGCAAAAGACTGGAAATACAATAATGACTATGTAGATGAAAATGATCAATGGCGACATAGCAAATGGATTCAAATGATGGAGCATAGACTAAACCATGCTAGAAAACTGCTTTCACAAACAGGATTTATTATTTGTGCCATTGATAAGTATGAGTTGTTTTCTTTGGGTTTATTAATGGACGAAATATTTGGTGAAAAAAATCGACTTGGTGTTATAAGTGTAGTCCACAAGCCAGAGGGCAGGAATCAGGAAAAATTTTTTGGCACTTCAAACGAATTTATGTTTGTTTATGCTAAAAGCATTAACTCCGCCTCATTTAATAAAATAACTTTGGATGATGAACTTGCAGACCGCTTTTCAGAAGAAGATGAACAAGGCAGTTATCGATTAAAGAATTTTATTCGACTCACAGACGGGAAATATAGTTTGAGAAAAAACAAACCTCATTTTTTCTACCCAATTTATGTCAGTCAAAACTTAGAAAACTTTAGTTTAGAAGAAAAAAAAGGATATATTGCTACCTATCCAATTACCGATAAAGGTGTGGAAAGAACATGGAAAACCACTAAAGAAACATTTTTAAAATTAGCAACTCTTGGAAATATTGTTGCAAAAAAGGAAAGCGATAAAATTGTTCTTTATGAGAAATTGCGAGAAGATCAAGTAATCAAAACCCATTGGATTAAAAAAGAATATCATGGCTATCATTTTGGAACTAAATTAATAGAAGAAATTTTAGGAGCTAAAAAATTTGATTTCCCAAAATCATTATATTTGGTATTTGATATTTTAAAATTAGTTTCTAAAAAAGACTCAATTATTTTAGATTTTTTTGCTGGATCTGGTACGACAGGACACGCTGTACTTGAATTAAACAAGAATGATGGTGGCAATAGAAAATTTATTCTGTGTACGAACAATGAAAACGACATTGCTGAGGAAGTTTGTTATCCAAGAATTGAAAAAGTTATAAATGGCTATAAATTTTGGGGGCAAGACAAATCTATTTTGTTTGAGCAAAAACTAAGCAAAAAGCTTTTAGCGAACATTGATATTGTTTTAGACGATTTAAAGAAAGCAAGAGAACACAACAAGCCAAATTACGATAAATTAGAGGTTAAAATTGAAGATAATACATTGCGTTTATATGGTCTAAAAAAATCTAATGGCAAAAAAGAAGGTCTAGGCGGGAATCTGAAATATTTTAAAACTTCTTTTGTCCCAGCCGATCCAACTGACAAAAACAAAATTGCTTTAACAGAGAAAGCAACAGAAATGCTTTGTGTAAAAGAAGATACTTTCGAAGCAGTAAAAACGACAAAGCAATACAAGATTTTCCGAAACAAGAAACGATATACTGGTATTGTTTTTGATCATCAAGCGATAGATGATTTTAAAAAGGAAATCGCTAAAATTGACGGCAAATTTAGTCTTTATATTTTCTCGCTCGGCGATGATACTTTTGACGAGGAATTTGAAGATATGAAGAAAAAAGTAAAGTTATCTCCAATTCCGGAAGCGATACTTCGAGTTTATCGCAGAATATTTAAATAATCGGAAAAACTATGCAACTAAAAAATTATCAAAATACGGCTA
This genomic interval from Bacteroidales bacterium contains the following:
- a CDS encoding helix-turn-helix transcriptional regulator; translation: MNKKDKSIGEKIKAWRKKKEITQDALAKKADIPYTTLAKIESDVIQNPSLQTITKIADGLGITIDDLIKI
- a CDS encoding site-specific DNA-methyltransferase, translated to MAKKDYTNWDRKDLIKEIEQLRKRKKYGLVWENKPENVVEQCKTELPVLEEVKTKEIITDPDKPINLLIEGDNYHALSVLNYTHKGKIDVIYIDPPYNTGAKDWKYNNDYVDENDQWRHSKWIQMMEHRLNHARKLLSQTGFIICAIDKYELFSLGLLMDEIFGEKNRLGVISVVHKPEGRNQEKFFGTSNEFMFVYAKSINSASFNKITLDDELADRFSEEDEQGSYRLKNFIRLTDGKYSLRKNKPHFFYPIYVSQNLENFSLEEKKGYIATYPITDKGVERTWKTTKETFLKLATLGNIVAKKESDKIVLYEKLREDQVIKTHWIKKEYHGYHFGTKLIEEILGAKKFDFPKSLYLVFDILKLVSKKDSIILDFFAGSGTTGHAVLELNKNDGGNRKFILCTNNENDIAEEVCYPRIEKVINGYKFWGQDKSILFEQKLSKKLLANIDIVLDDLKKAREHNKPNYDKLEVKIEDNTLRLYGLKKSNGKKEGLGGNLKYFKTSFVPADPTDKNKIALTEKATEMLCVKEDTFEAVKTTKQYKIFRNKKRYTGIVFDHQAIDDFKKEIAKIDGKFSLYIFSLGDDTFDEEFEDMKKKVKLSPIPEAILRVYRRIFK